In Rutidosis leptorrhynchoides isolate AG116_Rl617_1_P2 chromosome 2, CSIRO_AGI_Rlap_v1, whole genome shotgun sequence, one genomic interval encodes:
- the LOC139891722 gene encoding 3-isopropylmalate dehydratase small subunit 1-like, which yields MAASASLTNTNAFSSSVSRHHHQRQPSASISTVNFFNSTTQRSCKPLISHSTFPSNSTVRHNTSVVAAATSDSPSSGSATSFHGTCYVVRDNIDTDQIIPAEYLTLVPSKPEEYKKLGSYALIGLPASYETRFVEPGEYQSKYSTIIAGDNFGCGSSREHAPVALGAAGVTAVVAESYARIFFRNSVATGEIYPLESEVRVCDECNTGDVVTIELDQSLLINHTTGKEYKLKPIGDAGPVIEAGGIFAYARKAGMIPA from the coding sequence ATGGCGGCTTCTGCTTCTCTAACAAACACCAACGCTTTTTCCTCCTCCGTCAGCCGCCATCACCACCAACGGCAACCATCCGCATCAATCTCCACTGTCAACTTCTTCAATTCCACAACACAACGCTCATGTAAACCCCTAATTTCTCATTCTACCTTTCCTTCAAATTCAACCGTACGCCACAATACATCCGTCGTTGCTGCAGCAACCTCCGATTCACCTTCATCTGGTTCCGCCACGTCATTTCACGGCACGTGTTACGTCGTCCGTGACAATATCGACACCGATCAAATCATTCCAGCTGAATACCTAACCCTAGTTCCATCAAAACCTGAAGAATACAAAAAACTCGGATCCTACGCCCTTATCGGACTTCCTGCTTCATACGAAACTCGATTCGTTGAGCCTGGAGAGTATCAGTCCAAATACTCCACCATTATCGCCGGAGATAACTTCGGTTGCGGTTCGTCACGTGAGCACGCGCCGGTAGCATTAGGAGCGGCGGGAGTGACGGCGGTGGTGGCGGAATCGTATGCGAGGATATTTTTCCGGAATTCGGTGGCAACCGGAGAGATTTATCCATTAGAATCGGAAGTTAGGGTTTGTGATGAGTGTAATACTGGTGATGTAGTGACAATTGAGCTTGATCAAAGTCTATTGATTAATCATACGACTGGAAAAGAGTATAAGTTGAAGCCAATTGGTGATGCTGGACCTGTGATTGAAGCTGGTGGTATTTTCGCTTATGCTCGTAAAGCTGGAATGATTCCTGCTTAA